CCTCAGCTTCTGCGGCGCAGCGGAGTCGACATGCTGATGCTGAATCAACAAAGCGCAGTGCAAAACAGTTGGATCATGGGGCCGGAGATTAATCCTGTCTTCCGGAAGTGTGCAATCAGCTTGATTTGCATGCCGTACTATGCAAAGTTCGAGGAATTGCATCGGCAGATGGCAGAGTCTGCCGCTTAGTCTGTATCAGATGTACTGTTCGACACGCTGCAACAGGGCAAGCTTTCGAGTGGGTTCGAGAAAGCTTGCCTCAACGGCATTGGAGGCAAGTTCACGCATCTGTTCCAGAGTGAAGCCGTAGCGCTCTTGTGCCAGAACGTATTCCCCCAGCAGATCACTACCGAACATCGGTGGATCGTCGGAGTTCAACGTAATCATCAGGCCCGAATCGAAGTAGTCTCGTACCGGATGGTCTTCAAAACATTTGCAACATCCGGTCTTGATGTTGCTGGTGACGTTGATCTCAAGTGGAATCTGTTTTTGTGCAAGAACTTCGAGCAACTCTACGTCGTGTTGCGCAGCCAGAGCATGACCAATGCGTTCCGCGCCGATATTGATTGCAGACCAGATGCTTTCTGGACCTACGGATTCTCCGGCGTGAGCGGTCAGGCGTAGTCCTGCTTCCTTGGCTTCTTTGTATAAATCGCGGAACTGATCGGCTGGTCCGCGAGCCTCATCGCCACCGATGCCGATGCCAACGAGACTCGGATATTTTTCGCGAAGCTCAGCCGCACGCCGAAAAACGCGAGCGCACTCTTCCACGCCGAAATGGCGAACGGCATCGACGATCCACAGCAAGGTAGTGCCAAAGTCTTTTTCCCCACGGATGCGACCGCGCTCGATGGCTTCAACGTAAGGCTCTACGTCGGTCTTCTTCCAGTAGAAAATGATACCGAAGGAAATGTACACCTCGGCATGGACCACGCCCTGATGGGCAAGTTCGCGGACCATGTTATAGGTAATCAGCTCGTAGTCGGCAGGTTCTTTCAGACGTTCAGTGACGGCCTTGAACGCCATCAGGAAACCAAGAAAATTTTCATACTGATAGAGAGCACGAGCGGTTTCGAGCGTCAGCGGTTCCTCATCGTGACGTTTGCTCAACTCAACCAAGGTTTCTGGCTTGATCGTGCCTTCGAGATGAAGATGCAATTCAGTCTTTGGAAGACCTCGCAGCCATTCCATCGGGTCGATCTCAGAGTTCTGTTTTACGAGCCTTCGAGCCATCTTCTTATCTTAGGCTTTTGGCGAGTAAAACTCACTTCGCTTCCGGCTATAGAACGCATAGACGATGAGCCCCACGACGAGCCACACGAAGAAGCGCAGCCACGTTTTGACGGGAAGTCCCGCCATCAGCAAGGTACAAAAGAGGACGCTTAGGACCGGGATCACAGGGCCAAAGGGAACCCGAAAGCCGCGATGCCGCTCGGGTTGCCGAGCGCGCAGGACCAGAACTCCGATCGAGACCAGAACAAAGGCGAACAGCGTGCCGATGTTCGACATTTCGGCGAAGGTCCCCACGTCGAAAAGGCCAGCAGGAATAGCGACAAGAAATCCTGCAACCCAGGTGGCAAAGGCCGGAGTCCGGAATCGCGGATGGACCTTGCTGAACGCGCCTGGCAACAGTCCATCGCGCGACATCGCAAACCACACCCGCGCCTGTCCAAGCTGAAAGACGAGGATGGAAGAGATCATGCCGACGATTGCGCCCAGCAGCACGGCCAATCGAACCCAATGCAGGCTATGACCTCCGGGCATTAGGGAGACACGTTTCAATGCATTTACGACGGGAGCGGCATCTCCGGCGACGGTTTGCCACGGCACTATACCGGTCAATACAACGGCAACGCCAATGTAGAGGATGGAGCAGACGATCAGGGTCGCTAGAATTCCGATCGGTACATCTTTTTGAGGACATCGGCACTCTTCACTCGCCGTGGAAACAGAATCGAATCCGATATAGGTGAAGAAAATGATTGAGCCGCCTGCCAGAATTCCGCTCCATCCATTGGGAGAGAAGGGGACATAGTTGTTGGGATGGATAAAGCTCAGTCCGAAGAAGACGAAGACCAGAATGGCCATGATCTTCACCAGGACCATGATGTTGTTCGTCCGTGCCGATTCGCGAATCCCACGCACCAGAACCACCGTAAGCAGAAGCACAATCAGGAACGCCGGGATATTGAAACCCATGTGCCACCCGGGCGAATAGATATTGTGTCCTTCGAGGTCCTGCAGACCCAGTGGCAGATAGGCCGGTGAAAGCCATTGCGGAGAGATTCTGATGCCGAGCCAGTCCAGTAAGTCGACGACGTGCGCGGCAAAGCCCACACTTACGCTCATGTTGCTGAAGGCGTATTCGAGGATAAGGTCCCAGCCAATGATCCATGCCACCAGCTCACCCAGCGTCGCATAGGTATAGGTGTAGGCAGATCCCGCGATGGGGATCATGCTCGACAGCTCCGCATAGCAGAGCCCCGTCAAGGCGCAAACAATGGCGACCAGCATCAGTGAGACAGCAAGAGCCGGTCCCGCTCCAGGACGTCCAGCTACGGCTCCACTAGTGTGATGCAGCAGACCGACGATCAGGTCGATCACTGGAGAATCCGAGATCTTGACCTCGGTGGCGGGATTGCCGCCGATTGCTGTTCCGATCACTGTAAAGATGCCCGAACCGATTACGGCGCCGATTCCAAGCGCAGTAAGGCTTACCGGTCCCAGCGATTTCTTCAGCGCGTGCTCTGGACGCTCCGATTCTGAGATCAGCTTGTCGATCGATTTAGTTTTAAAGATTTGCCTGGCCAGCGCCCTGCTCCTCAAACAGAATTGCCCGGCAGAAATCGTACCGGACTCACCCAAGAATCACCATACCTTGAAGTAGGGAACTTGTTGGGGAGGAGCGTCCTTCCGGTCGAATCGAGCTCAATGCCCGACTCGCCCCGGAAGGCCTCATGGATTGAACTAACGCTTCGACTGACCACGTACCAGCTTGCGTACCTTTGCTTTGTTCGAGCCACGTGGGGTCGTACGCTTCGCCTTTGGGGCAGCCTTCTTGCGGGAAGCCCGCTTGACCTTCTTGCGCTCAGTCTTATCGGTAATGCTCTTGGTATTTGCCATTCGTCTCTGTGTCGAATCTTTCTCTTTGAATGCTAAAGGCGTTCCAGCTGGGCAAACTTCTCCACCAGCTTCTTCACGCCATGCTGTTGAAATTGTACTGTAATCTTGGCGTCATCCCCATCTCCTTCACGGCGAAATACCGTTCCTTCGCCGTATTTGGGGTGCCGGACACGAGTTCCTTGCCTGAATCCGGTCTTGCCCGTGGGTTCCGGAACCCCCATCTTCGGGCGTCCTGTCGTTGCCGCCGGCTTTTGGCCGCGACCAGCAAAAAAGCTGGCGATATTGTCCAGAGATCCTGATCCGCCAGCTTGTCCACGGGGTACGCTCTTCCGGCTCGTGCTGGCATGGGATCCCTCGCGCTTTCCGCTCTGGTCCTCGTCTTCGTAGCTCCAGTGGCGTTCGCCACCCTCGTATTCATTGCGGCCAAAGCGGTTGGCCTTGGGATATGGTGTCGCATACAGTCCGCTGTAATCTCCACTGAACTGCGGTCTCGCCGGCGGGCTCCCCAGGTCTTCCACCAGCCGAGACGGAACCTCTTCGAGGAACCGGGACGGTACACTCTGCTCCGGCATATCGTTTCCGTAACGTCGGCGATAGCGGGCGCGGGTCATCACCAGCGTATCCATCGCCCGGGTCATACCCACGTAGCATAGCCGCCGTTCCTCCTCCAGACCCGAAGGGTCCATCATGGTGCGAGCGCTGGGAAACAGACCTTCCTCCATGCCTGCCACGAAGACCAGGGGGAACTCCAACCCCTTTGCCGCATGGAGAGTCATTAAGGTCACCTTCGCTTCAGCCGAGTACTGGTCCGCGTCGCTTGCAAGTGCAGCATGGTCTAGAAACTCGTCCAGAGTCTCACCACGCTCTTCCGCATCCTGAGCAGCGTTAGCCAGTTCCTTCAGGTTCTCAATGCGGGAGAAGGCTTCAGGAGTCCCTTCCTCTTCGAGCGAGCGAATGTACCCGCTGCGCTCGTTGATGAACTTAATCAGTTCAGGCAGGGTAGCCTTGCCCCCTGGAGTACGGAACGCGGGGCGCTCGTTGCCTTGGCCAACAAAGGTGTCATCCTGAGCGGAGCGGAGCGGAGTCGAAGGATCTGCGGTCTTCTTTTTCCTCGGCTCTTCCTTTAGCGCAACCGGAGCAAATGGATTGAAGCTCGCAGAGTCAACTCCAAGCCCCGCATCCGAACCCTGAGAATTTTCCGCTGCAATGGTCGAGATCTCCTCGCTCGGCCCGAAATCAAAGGCAAAGTTGAAGCTGGTATCGAACTCCTCATTCTCACCCGCAATCTCCGGAGCTGTCTCGGAGATGGTTTCCTCTGATTCTGTGCCGAACCCCGAGACATCAAACGATTCATCTTCGTCTATCTCTTCATTCACATCCTCGGTCAGTTTCTCTGCAAATCCCGGCCCAAGCATCGCGCGCGCATCGCCAATCAGCCTGCGAAAACCCTCTAGCGAATTCAGTGTTCGCTGCGGCAGCAGACGATCTTCCATGGCGCGGGCCATTGCATCCCACGTACTCATCCCCGAGCTCAACGCCATGCGCTCCAAGGTTTCCATCGTGGTTTTGCCGATGCCTCGCGGAGGAGAATTTACCACTCTCTGCAACGCAATAGAGTCATGCGGATTCTGCACAAGCTTCAGATAGCTCAGAAGATCTTTCACTTCGGCACGATCGTAGAAGCTGAAGCCACCCACCATGTGGTACTGGATCTGATACCGCCGTAGGGCTTCTTCTACCAGCCGCGACTGCGAGTTGGTTCGATACAACACAGCACATCGTGGCTCATCTGCCTGCTGTCCAGCTTCGCGCAGATACTGTTTAATGCGGTCTGCGATAAACAGAGCCTCATTTTCCCCGTCGGGAGCCTCGTAGTAGCCGATCAGCGAGCCACCTTCGCGCGAAGTCCACAGGTTTTTGCCCTTGCGCTGCGTGTTCTGGGACACCACGGCACCCGCGCCCTCAAGGATCACTTGCGTCGAGCGGTAATTCTGCTCCAGGCGAATCGTCTTTCCATTCGGAAAGTCTTTTTCGAAGTCGAGAATATTTTTGATGTCCGCGCCGCGCCAGCTATAGATCGACTGGTCCTCATCGCCGACGACGCAGACATTCTTCTCCGGACCTGCCAACAGCTTCATCAATTCATACTGCGGCCGGTTCGTATCCTGGTACTCATCGATCATCAGGTAGCGATATCGCCGGTTGTATCGCTCGCGGACCTCAGACGAAGACTTTAGCAGTCGCACTGTCTCCAGCAGCAGGTCATCGAAGTCCATCGCATTGGCCTTCGCCAGTTCCTTACGATAGATCTCGAAGATATGCGCGATCTTCTCTTCCATCGGGTTGGTCGAGGCAAGAAAATACTCCTGCGGATCGATCATGTGGTTCTTTGCCCAGCTGATTCGACCCAGCGCCACACGTGGCTTCAAAGATTTGTCATCGATACCAAGCCGTTTTAGCGCCGCTTTCACGACCGCCTGCTGGTCTTGCTCGTCATAGATGGCGAAAGTCTTCGTCAGCCCCACGCCATTTACGCGCAGTGCTTCGATATCGCGTCGCAGGACGCGTACGCAGAAGCTATGGAAAGTCGCCAGCGTTGGTTTTGCCAATGTCGAATGCCCAAGAATCTTCTCGACGCGCTCTTCCATCTCCTTCGCGGCCTTGTTGGTGAAGGTCACCGCGAGAATAGAATCGGCGGATACACCGCGCTCTTCAATCAGGTAGGCGATGCGATGCGTGATCACTCTCGTCTTGCCGCTGCCAGCACCCGCGAGCAACAGTACAGGTCCATCCACGGCGCGGATACCTTCCTGTTGCTGAGGATTCATATTTTCTAAAAGACGACTCAATCTGATACACGCTCCATCTGTTTCTAATTTTAACCTTCACGACACATTCGCATCTTCCACACGCAGTTGGTCACCGTTTCTACACACTTCGTCACTCCACAAAATCTTTGGGAACTTCTGCGAGTCCAATGCGTATCGACTTATCGAAGGGCTTTCTGAACCATGGCAGCAAGCCCATCGTACGAAATGCAAAAACATCCGGGAGCTAACAATGAAATTCCGCAATCTTTGTGCAGCCACTGCTATCGTCGCCACCTCGTTGCTCGCATCGCCTGCTGTTTATGCCGCCACTAGCGTGCATTCACCTGTTCGGGCCATGTTCGCCAAGACAAAGAATGTCAAGCTCACCTTCCTCAACGACACCGGCTCACCCATGGAACTGAAAGCCGGTGAGGAAATCATCAAGCTGGAAGCGGGCAAGCCCACTACGGTGAGCGTGCCAAATGGAACCCGTGTCGTCTCCAACACTGCGACTTCAACCCATCAAGTCGGTTCCCTCATCACAGAGATCAACACTGCGCTCAACGGCGCAACGATCCACATCAAGTAAAACCTTCCCATAAAAAACTCCCGGCCTTTGAGGCGGCGTCCCGATCAGGGCATCGCGTCAAGGGCCGCATCCCTTTTATTCATTCATATACAAAGCCATCAGGCACATCTCCATTTCGCTCAAATAAAGTGTCGTCCTGAGCGAAGCGCAGCGTAGTCGAAGGATCTGCGGTTGCATTTCACACTGTATTGCCAGTTACCTTGCTATTCTCAAAATGTGATCCGCAATGTTGCTATCTTTTGTGCCTCCTCAGATGGCGCAGATCCTCTCTACCGCCAATCTGCCATTGCATTAGGCCGCGCTCTTGCAGAAAAGAACATCGGCGTTATCTACGGAGGAGCAAATGTTGGCCTGATGAAGGCTGTCGCAGAATCCTGTCTCGCCTGCCAGGGCCGCGTCGTTGGAGTTATCCCCGAGGCGCTCGTCGATCTCGAAATCGCTCATCGCGGATTGACGGAGCTGCACATTACGACCACGATGCATACCCGCAAGGCGAAGATGGCCGAACTTGCCGACGCCTTCCTCATTCTGCCAGGCGGTTTCGGAACACTCGAGGAGATGTTCGAAGTTCTCACTTGGCAATATCTGCGTCTACATCAGAAGCCCACCGTTTTGATCAATATCAACGGCTTCTATGACAAGCTGCTCGAATTTCTAGACCACTGCGTCACGAAGGGTGTTCTCAAGCCCCACGCTCGTGAGCTGCTTCAGGTTGCGGATACGATAGAAGAGGTTTTCTCTCGCATTGCACTGCTCTAATTTCGATTATCGACCATTTGTTGCCATAATCGACCAATTCAAGTGAATATGTATTTCAAATACATATTCAGGAGCTAGCATGCTGCCTCAGCAAAAAGACCTCGTCAAAGCTACAATCCCTGCGCTTCAACAGCACGGCGAAGCCATCACCCGGGCTTTTTACGGGACGCTCTTTGAGGAGCATCCCGCCTTGCTCAACGTCTTTAACCCTGCCAACCAGCAAAATGGCGGACAGGCCCGCAGCCTGGCTGCATCCATTCTGGCTTATGCTGCGCACATCGATCACCTCGATCAGCTTGGTGGAATGGTCAACCGTATCACGCATAAACACGCCAGCCTCGAGGTGCAGCCGGAGCACTACCCCATCGTGGGCGATCATCTGCTGCGCGCGATTCGTTCTGTTCTCGGCGAGGCAGCTACACCTGAGATTCTCGATGCTTGGGGAGCGGCCTATCAGCAGCTTGCAACGATTATGATCGGTGTCGAACAGGATCTGTATCAGAAGGGAAGGGAGCAGACCGGCGGATGGACTGGTTATCAGCCGTTGCTTGTAACCCGCAAAGTCGTGGAGAGTGAGACCATCACCTCGTTCTACCTCGCTTCTCCTGAGGGGCGCCCGCTCCCTCGGTTCCAACCAGGACAGTACCTCGCGGTCAAAGCGCATGTCGCGGATGCCCCCTTCCAGCAGATTCGCCAGTACAGCCTCTCCGGGACCAACGATGGAAAGACCTATCGCATCAGCGTAAAGCGGGAGCTCGCCCCGGGACATATCGCCGCTGCAAACAATGGGCTGATCTCCAACCACCTGCATGACGACGTCCATGAAGGCGATACCATCCTCGCGCATGTTCCCCAGGGAGACTTTACGCTGCGGCAGAATGACCGACCCGTTGTGCTGCTGAGCGGAGGTGTTGGTGTCACCCCTGCCATCTGCATGCTGCATCACCTTGCCTCCCAGTCCTCGCGGCCGGTCCTCTTTATCCATGCGGCGCAGCAGGGAAGCCACCATGCCTTCCGCGACGAGATGCGTTCCCTGACTTCTGCGAACCCCCATCTTCGCAGTCTGGTGTTCTACGAGAAGCCTTCTGCTAGTGATCGCGCTGGTGAGGACTACGACCACGTCGGTCGCGTCTCCGTGGAAACCCTGCGCCAGCATCTGCCGCAGCAGACAGCGGATTTCTACTACTGTGGACCTGTGGGCTTCATGGGCGCAGTCGAATCGATGCTCGACTCCTTGAATGTTCCGCTCGAATGCCGTTTCAGCGAAGCCTTCGCTCCCGATCCCTCCTTTGCGACTGAGATAGCGCGAGCTTAAGGGCAGTCTCCCGGCTGCTATCGCTCCCTGAAAGTGCCTCGGACTTCGCTTGTCGCATTCGCGCGGCAAGCGAAGTCAAAGGATCGGCCATCTGCTTCCGACTACACTATTCAGGATCAGCTTAGGAGCAACATCGGCATGAACATTACCCGCTTTTCGGATCTGGCCCTGCGCCTTCTCATGTACCTCGGCAGTCGTGCCGAACCCATGCAGGCCACGGCTACGGTTCGGGAGGTAGCTGAGCTCTTTAATGTTCCCTATGCGCACCTTGTTAAAGTAGCGCATCAGCTGGGGCAGCATGGATATCTCATAACCACCAAAGGCGCAGGAGGAGGTCTTCGTCTGGCTCGCCCTGCTGAAGTTATCC
This portion of the Edaphobacter sp. 4G125 genome encodes:
- a CDS encoding amino acid permease; amino-acid sequence: MRSRALARQIFKTKSIDKLISESERPEHALKKSLGPVSLTALGIGAVIGSGIFTVIGTAIGGNPATEVKISDSPVIDLIVGLLHHTSGAVAGRPGAGPALAVSLMLVAIVCALTGLCYAELSSMIPIAGSAYTYTYATLGELVAWIIGWDLILEYAFSNMSVSVGFAAHVVDLLDWLGIRISPQWLSPAYLPLGLQDLEGHNIYSPGWHMGFNIPAFLIVLLLTVVLVRGIRESARTNNIMVLVKIMAILVFVFFGLSFIHPNNYVPFSPNGWSGILAGGSIIFFTYIGFDSVSTASEECRCPQKDVPIGILATLIVCSILYIGVAVVLTGIVPWQTVAGDAAPVVNALKRVSLMPGGHSLHWVRLAVLLGAIVGMISSILVFQLGQARVWFAMSRDGLLPGAFSKVHPRFRTPAFATWVAGFLVAIPAGLFDVGTFAEMSNIGTLFAFVLVSIGVLVLRARQPERHRGFRVPFGPVIPVLSVLFCTLLMAGLPVKTWLRFFVWLVVGLIVYAFYSRKRSEFYSPKA
- a CDS encoding LOG family protein; translation: MIRNVAIFCASSDGADPLYRQSAIALGRALAEKNIGVIYGGANVGLMKAVAESCLACQGRVVGVIPEALVDLEIAHRGLTELHITTTMHTRKAKMAELADAFLILPGGFGTLEEMFEVLTWQYLRLHQKPTVLININGFYDKLLEFLDHCVTKGVLKPHARELLQVADTIEEVFSRIALL
- a CDS encoding RrF2 family transcriptional regulator, with translation MNITRFSDLALRLLMYLGSRAEPMQATATVREVAELFNVPYAHLVKVAHQLGQHGYLITTKGAGGGLRLARPAEVIRLGEVLRITETSDAVIDCTTQLCPLAGACILKGALDSAYAAFLDTLDQYTLAEVARTPRLQKLVTLKI
- the hmpA gene encoding NO-inducible flavohemoprotein; this translates as MLPQQKDLVKATIPALQQHGEAITRAFYGTLFEEHPALLNVFNPANQQNGGQARSLAASILAYAAHIDHLDQLGGMVNRITHKHASLEVQPEHYPIVGDHLLRAIRSVLGEAATPEILDAWGAAYQQLATIMIGVEQDLYQKGREQTGGWTGYQPLLVTRKVVESETITSFYLASPEGRPLPRFQPGQYLAVKAHVADAPFQQIRQYSLSGTNDGKTYRISVKRELAPGHIAAANNGLISNHLHDDVHEGDTILAHVPQGDFTLRQNDRPVVLLSGGVGVTPAICMLHHLASQSSRPVLFIHAAQQGSHHAFRDEMRSLTSANPHLRSLVFYEKPSASDRAGEDYDHVGRVSVETLRQHLPQQTADFYYCGPVGFMGAVESMLDSLNVPLECRFSEAFAPDPSFATEIARA
- a CDS encoding ATP-dependent helicase encodes the protein MNPQQQEGIRAVDGPVLLLAGAGSGKTRVITHRIAYLIEERGVSADSILAVTFTNKAAKEMEERVEKILGHSTLAKPTLATFHSFCVRVLRRDIEALRVNGVGLTKTFAIYDEQDQQAVVKAALKRLGIDDKSLKPRVALGRISWAKNHMIDPQEYFLASTNPMEEKIAHIFEIYRKELAKANAMDFDDLLLETVRLLKSSSEVRERYNRRYRYLMIDEYQDTNRPQYELMKLLAGPEKNVCVVGDEDQSIYSWRGADIKNILDFEKDFPNGKTIRLEQNYRSTQVILEGAGAVVSQNTQRKGKNLWTSREGGSLIGYYEAPDGENEALFIADRIKQYLREAGQQADEPRCAVLYRTNSQSRLVEEALRRYQIQYHMVGGFSFYDRAEVKDLLSYLKLVQNPHDSIALQRVVNSPPRGIGKTTMETLERMALSSGMSTWDAMARAMEDRLLPQRTLNSLEGFRRLIGDARAMLGPGFAEKLTEDVNEEIDEDESFDVSGFGTESEETISETAPEIAGENEEFDTSFNFAFDFGPSEEISTIAAENSQGSDAGLGVDSASFNPFAPVALKEEPRKKKTADPSTPLRSAQDDTFVGQGNERPAFRTPGGKATLPELIKFINERSGYIRSLEEEGTPEAFSRIENLKELANAAQDAEERGETLDEFLDHAALASDADQYSAEAKVTLMTLHAAKGLEFPLVFVAGMEEGLFPSARTMMDPSGLEEERRLCYVGMTRAMDTLVMTRARYRRRYGNDMPEQSVPSRFLEEVPSRLVEDLGSPPARPQFSGDYSGLYATPYPKANRFGRNEYEGGERHWSYEDEDQSGKREGSHASTSRKSVPRGQAGGSGSLDNIASFFAGRGQKPAATTGRPKMGVPEPTGKTGFRQGTRVRHPKYGEGTVFRREGDGDDAKITVQFQQHGVKKLVEKFAQLERL
- the add gene encoding adenosine deaminase is translated as MARRLVKQNSEIDPMEWLRGLPKTELHLHLEGTIKPETLVELSKRHDEEPLTLETARALYQYENFLGFLMAFKAVTERLKEPADYELITYNMVRELAHQGVVHAEVYISFGIIFYWKKTDVEPYVEAIERGRIRGEKDFGTTLLWIVDAVRHFGVEECARVFRRAAELREKYPSLVGIGIGGDEARGPADQFRDLYKEAKEAGLRLTAHAGESVGPESIWSAINIGAERIGHALAAQHDVELLEVLAQKQIPLEINVTSNIKTGCCKCFEDHPVRDYFDSGLMITLNSDDPPMFGSDLLGEYVLAQERYGFTLEQMRELASNAVEASFLEPTRKLALLQRVEQYI